In Ovis aries strain OAR_USU_Benz2616 breed Rambouillet chromosome 14, ARS-UI_Ramb_v3.0, whole genome shotgun sequence, a single genomic region encodes these proteins:
- the SULT2B1 gene encoding sulfotransferase 2B1, whose translation MGEPAEPRNQAKWEPYEKNISAISQNLSGEYFRYKGILFPVGIYSPESISLVENAEVQDDDIFIVTYPKSGTNWMIEILSLILKDGDPSWIHSVPIWKRSPWCEAIMGAFSLPNQPSPRLMSSHLPIQLFAKAFFNSKAKVIYMGRNPRDVAVSLYHYSKIARQLKDPGTPDQFLENFLKGEVQFGSWFDHIKGWIRMKGKENFLFITYEEMHQDLHSSVQRICQFLGRPLGEEALESVVAHSSFKAMKANTMSNFSLLPHSLLDQRHGAFLRKGVCGDWKNHFTLAQSEAFDRVYREQMRGLPTFPWDVDPEDASPDSDPGPDPSPNPDRAPEAPHP comes from the exons CCAGAATTTGTCCGGCGAATACTTCAGGTACAAAGGCATCCTCTTCCCCGTGGGCATCTACTCGCCTGAGAGCATCAGCCTGGTAGAGAACGCCGAAGTACAGGACGATGACATCTTCATCGTCACCTACCCCAAGTCAG GGACCAACTGGATGATTGAGATCCTGAGCTTAATCCTGAAGGACGGGGACCCCTCCTGGATCCACTCGGTGCCCATCTGGAAGCGGTCGCCCTGGTGTGAAGCCATCATGGGCGCCTTCAGCCTCCCTAACCAGCCCAGCCCCCGCCTCATGAGTTCCCACCTCCCCATCCAGCTCTTCGCCAAGGCCTTCTTCAACTCCAAGGCCAAG GTGATCTACATGGGCCGGAACCCCCGGGACGTGGCAGTCTCGCTCTATCACTACTCCAAGATCGCCAGGCAGTTGAAGGATCCTGGCACCCCCGACCAGTTCCTGGAGAACTTCCTCAAAGGCGAAG TGCAGTTCGGCTCCTGGTTCGACCACATTAAGGGCTGGATTCGGATGAAGGGCAAAGAGAACTTCCTGTTTATCACTTACGAGGAAATGCATCAG gatCTCCACAGCTCTGTGCAGCGCATCTGCCAGTTCCTGGGTCGGCCGCTGGGTGAGGAGGCGCTGGAGTCCGTCGTGGCACACTCATCTTTCAAAGCCATGAAGGCCAACACCATGTCCAACTTCTCTCTGCTGCCCCACAGCCTGCTGGACCAGCGCCACGGTGCCTTCCTCCGGAAAG GGGTCTGCGGGGACTGGAAGAACCACTTCACGCTGGCGCAGAGTGAAGCCTTCGACCGCGTCTACCGCGAGCAGATGCGAGGGCTGCCGACCTTCCCGTGGGACGTGGACCCCGAGGACGCCAGTCCGGACTCCGACCCCGGTCCCGACCCGAGCCCCAACCCAGATCGGGCCCCCGAAGCACCCCACCCGTGA
- the SPACA4 gene encoding sperm acrosome membrane-associated protein 4: MVLGWLLLLVMVLAPSTTGVKDCVFCELTDSTSCPGTSMRCGDDEDCFTGHGVAPGIGPIINKGCVHATSCGHEEPINYMGVTYSLTTSCCSGRMCNGAPGPARGRLAGAAASLALGVLLLLRHVP; the protein is encoded by the coding sequence ATGGTCCTCGGCTGGCTGCTGCTCCTGGTGATGGTTCTGGCCCCCAGCACGACGGGCGTCAAGGACTGTGTCTTCTGTGAGCTGACCGACTCCACGAGCTGTCCGGGCACCAGCATGCGCTGCGGCGACGACGAGGACTGCTTCACGGGCCACGGGGTGGCCCCTGGCATCGGCCCCATCATCAATAAAGGCTGCGTGCACGCCACCTCGTGCGGCCACGAGGAGCCCATCAACTACATGGGCGTCACCTACAGCCTCACCACCAGCTGCTGCAGCGGCCGCATGTGTAACGGGGCCCCCGGCCCCGCGCGCGGCCGGTTGGCGGGGGCCGCTGCCAGCCTGGCGCtgggtgtgctgctgctgctgcgacaCGTGCCGTGA